From Gemmatimonadaceae bacterium, a single genomic window includes:
- a CDS encoding DUF433 domain-containing protein, with amino-acid sequence MAESAAVIHCDPEVLGGTPVFVGTRVPAQSLIDYLEAGHSLDEFLGDFPSVRREQVIAALEIARQALVRAPAA; translated from the coding sequence ATGGCTGAGTCTGCTGCAGTGATCCATTGCGACCCTGAGGTTCTGGGCGGGACGCCCGTGTTTGTCGGCACGCGTGTCCCGGCGCAGAGCTTGATCGACTATTTGGAGGCGGGGCATTCGCTCGACGAGTTCCTTGGCGACTTTCCGAGTGTGCGGCGCGAGCAGGTGATCGCGGCCCTCGAGATTGCACGCCAAGCGCTTGTCCGAGCGCCGGCGGCCTAG
- a CDS encoding NAD(P)-dependent oxidoreductase yields the protein MANIAYLGTGLLGSGFVEAALGRGDSVTVWNRTRSKAEALVQFGAKVADTPADAVRGAERVHLVLKDDAVVEAVISDLRAGLAPNTVIVDHTTTRPDLTAERATRLNAEGVKYLHCPVFIGPAAARQGQGIIMAAGPQALFEAVKPALEQQAARVEYWGERPDLAAVYKLMGNCFIIGMGAMLADVFTIGAQEGVSAPDALKLLGFFNPGSMLQLRGKNMAEGNFAASFELDMARKDVRLMLETVGARPMATLPAIAARMDEMIAQGHGQADFGVIAKDALGR from the coding sequence ATGGCCAACATCGCATACCTCGGCACGGGGCTGCTCGGCAGCGGCTTCGTGGAAGCCGCCCTCGGGCGCGGCGACTCGGTGACCGTCTGGAACCGCACCCGCAGCAAGGCGGAGGCGCTCGTTCAGTTTGGGGCAAAGGTCGCCGATACCCCGGCCGACGCCGTGCGCGGCGCCGAGCGGGTGCATCTGGTGCTCAAGGATGACGCGGTCGTGGAGGCGGTTATTTCCGATCTCCGGGCCGGCCTCGCGCCGAACACCGTCATCGTGGACCACACGACGACCCGCCCGGACCTCACCGCCGAACGGGCCACCCGGCTCAACGCCGAGGGGGTGAAGTACCTCCACTGCCCGGTGTTCATCGGACCCGCCGCGGCCCGCCAGGGGCAGGGGATCATCATGGCCGCCGGCCCGCAGGCGCTCTTCGAGGCGGTCAAGCCGGCTCTCGAACAGCAGGCCGCCCGGGTGGAGTACTGGGGGGAGCGCCCGGATCTGGCTGCTGTCTACAAGCTGATGGGAAACTGCTTCATTATTGGCATGGGAGCGATGCTCGCCGACGTCTTCACCATCGGCGCCCAGGAGGGGGTCTCGGCCCCCGACGCCCTCAAGCTGCTCGGCTTCTTCAACCCCGGGAGCATGCTCCAGCTCCGGGGAAAGAACATGGCCGAGGGGAACTTCGCGGCCAGTTTTGAGCTGGACATGGCCCGGAAGGACGTCCGGCTGATGCTCGAGACCGTCGGCGCCCGCCCCATGGCGACCCTGCCGGCGATCGCCGCCCGGATGGACGAAATGATCGCCCAGGGGCACGGACAGGCGGATTTTGGCGTTATCGCCAAGGACGCCCTGGGTCGCTGA
- a CDS encoding Ig-like domain-containing protein, with protein MIVRASFVRASFVRASFVRRYAAGLLAAAALAACGHEGPPKVAAVTVSPASSTMMVGQSLTYLATPQSAKGAAITGRTVLWSSSNTAAATISTGGLVTMVAPGSSIISASSDGVTGTAQLTVIPVPVARVTVSQTSATLLVTQTLQLTAGTVDSIGGVLSGRPITWTSSAPAVATVSVSGFVVGVAPGTASIVASSEGKTTAVEITVRALSGPPVLTGLSATTLVPGQLVALRGVGFGASAAANTLTIRGIPVPLVAAKLDTLTFVAPCQNAGTAALQVTTSGGTSSALTVTFAPITRTLAKGQAVIITAADSSQCNQLQGTGTAARYVAVVSSNLTSQNSVTDFELAGNTTNAIALRTVQAPAAHLRQPLDADEARFNEAHAAHLEYERALYPQTLALARLAATRPRRARVVSPPVAGDMRSFYYNFNSCNDSTQIIRGRVVYSGTRTIVWEDSANAVNSAANPDVLSYYQKIGQIFDLDQYDVVKNTFGDPLRRDALTDFDERVHMVFTQRLNGSGAAAYVTSCDATARGTSRWGSNFGEFFYGMAPTATGTSVTNTAQPPGWFAFMVRTVVHEVKHIASLTARLSNGASAFEASWLEEGTARQAEEVWAREKLHKVAFKGNTGYGTAASNGVFCDFNLANATCAANDALRRPSWGMRRQFNEIKPKLDEPWNWSPYGDANGQSGAIFYNTTWSLVRYTLDRFGSSDAAFFTALTNGTTTGINTLTALTGVSMERLLGGWGLALYADDYPGLGTVNPDASFLTWNLRDIYGGLNADPLWTGTYSKAYPITPVALTFGSFVAQRTGIRGGAHAYFEISGTPTAPQLLDLRGVGGTTMPANLRLAIMRLQ; from the coding sequence GTGATCGTTCGCGCGTCCTTCGTTCGCGCGTCCTTCGTTCGCGCGTCCTTCGTTCGCCGGTACGCGGCGGGCCTGCTGGCTGCGGCGGCGCTGGCGGCGTGCGGCCACGAGGGCCCACCCAAGGTGGCCGCGGTGACCGTCTCCCCCGCCTCGTCGACCATGATGGTGGGGCAGTCGCTCACCTATCTCGCTACGCCACAGTCGGCGAAGGGTGCGGCGATCACAGGGCGTACCGTGCTCTGGAGCAGCAGCAACACCGCCGCCGCGACCATCTCCACCGGCGGGCTGGTCACGATGGTCGCGCCCGGATCTTCGATCATTTCCGCCAGTAGCGACGGGGTGACCGGCACCGCGCAGCTGACGGTGATCCCGGTGCCGGTCGCGCGTGTCACGGTGTCGCAGACCTCGGCGACGCTGCTGGTGACCCAGACGCTGCAGCTCACCGCCGGCACGGTGGATTCGATCGGCGGCGTCTTGTCCGGCCGACCGATCACCTGGACGAGCAGCGCACCGGCCGTGGCGACGGTCTCCGTGAGCGGCTTCGTTGTGGGGGTCGCCCCCGGCACGGCCTCCATCGTGGCGAGCAGCGAGGGCAAGACCACCGCGGTCGAAATCACCGTGCGCGCCCTGAGCGGCCCGCCGGTGCTCACGGGGCTGTCGGCAACCACGCTGGTCCCCGGGCAGCTGGTGGCGCTCCGCGGCGTCGGCTTTGGTGCGTCGGCCGCAGCCAACACGCTCACGATTCGCGGCATCCCGGTCCCGCTGGTCGCCGCCAAGCTCGACACGCTCACGTTTGTCGCGCCCTGCCAGAATGCCGGCACCGCGGCGTTGCAGGTCACCACGTCGGGCGGCACCAGCAGCGCGCTCACGGTGACGTTCGCGCCCATCACGCGCACGCTCGCCAAGGGGCAGGCGGTGATCATCACCGCCGCCGACTCGAGCCAGTGCAACCAGCTGCAGGGCACCGGCACCGCGGCGCGCTACGTCGCCGTGGTCTCGAGCAATCTGACGAGCCAGAACTCCGTCACCGACTTCGAGCTCGCCGGCAACACCACCAACGCGATCGCGCTGCGCACCGTGCAGGCCCCGGCCGCTCATCTCAGACAGCCGCTCGACGCCGACGAAGCGCGCTTCAACGAGGCGCACGCCGCGCATCTCGAGTATGAGCGCGCGCTCTACCCGCAAACGCTCGCGCTGGCCCGCCTCGCGGCCACGCGCCCACGGCGCGCGCGCGTGGTGTCACCGCCCGTGGCGGGGGACATGCGCAGCTTCTACTACAACTTCAACAGCTGCAACGACTCCACCCAGATCATCCGCGGCCGCGTGGTCTACAGCGGGACGCGCACCATCGTCTGGGAAGACTCGGCCAATGCCGTGAACTCGGCGGCGAACCCCGATGTGCTCTCCTACTACCAGAAGATCGGGCAGATCTTCGACCTGGATCAGTACGACGTGGTGAAGAACACCTTCGGCGACCCACTGCGGCGCGATGCGCTCACCGATTTCGACGAACGCGTGCACATGGTGTTCACGCAGCGCCTGAACGGCTCCGGCGCCGCCGCCTATGTGACCAGCTGTGACGCCACGGCCCGCGGCACGAGCCGCTGGGGGAGCAACTTCGGCGAGTTCTTCTACGGCATGGCGCCGACCGCGACCGGTACGAGCGTGACCAACACCGCGCAGCCGCCCGGGTGGTTTGCCTTCATGGTGCGCACCGTGGTGCACGAGGTGAAGCACATCGCCTCGCTCACCGCGCGCCTCTCGAACGGCGCCTCGGCGTTCGAGGCGAGCTGGCTCGAGGAAGGCACGGCGCGACAAGCCGAGGAAGTCTGGGCGCGCGAGAAGCTGCACAAGGTGGCCTTCAAGGGAAACACCGGCTACGGCACGGCCGCGAGCAACGGCGTGTTCTGCGACTTCAATCTCGCCAACGCGACCTGCGCCGCGAACGACGCCCTGCGCCGCCCCAGCTGGGGGATGCGCCGCCAGTTCAACGAGATCAAACCCAAGCTCGACGAACCGTGGAACTGGTCGCCGTACGGCGATGCCAACGGCCAGAGCGGCGCGATCTTCTACAACACCACCTGGAGCCTCGTGCGCTACACGCTCGACCGCTTCGGCTCGAGCGACGCGGCGTTCTTCACGGCCCTGACCAACGGCACCACCACCGGCATCAATACCCTGACCGCTCTGACCGGGGTGTCGATGGAACGCCTGCTCGGCGGATGGGGGCTCGCGCTGTACGCCGATGACTATCCCGGGCTCGGCACGGTGAACCCCGACGCCAGCTTCCTCACCTGGAACCTGCGCGACATCTACGGCGGGCTGAACGCCGATCCGCTCTGGACGGGCACCTACTCCAAGGCCTACCCGATCACGCCGGTGGCGCTCACCTTCGGCAGCTTCGTGGCGCAGCGCACCGGGATTCGCGGTGGGGCCCACGCCTATTTCGAGATTTCGGGGACGCCCACCGCGCCGCAGCTGCTCGATCTGCGCGGCGTGGGCGGCACCACGATGCCGGCCAACCTGCGACTGGCGATCATGCGGCTGCAATGA
- a CDS encoding efflux RND transporter permease subunit, with the protein MIRAAAHRPAVVWASCLALLLAGAIAFTRLPLATKTTVELPRLSIAAAWPGSSPEVIETYLTSPIESAVLGVRGVKQVNSTSYDDYALLTVELEERADVQMARLAMLERLELLRSELPPGVSPPNVSNYVPEGLEESPLLSLTVSGPYTSGALQRLLDERVTPRLASVAGVAGVQLRGGADLGVSVSYDATRLRQMGLPPERLTQAIQGARVVEALGDLTAGAQVRSVVLRDQPAALDSLAALPVMGAGGRVFRLGELATIRAEEDERGRFYRIDGIPAVSVDVTRHPGADAIQTAAALRAVIAELTRVMPPGIRLRIVNDESVALAKELRDLTTRGAIALGAVLLVLALLLRRWRAVAVVMGSAAVALAATALTLYVANIPANLLTLAGLGMGVGILVQNAIVVVDRLARAPDTPDGRAAATRRIAPAVIGSTLTTAVVLFPFLYLQGNARAAFVPFALAFVIALVWSVITALLVVPALGKGVAAREAPWPRVRHVYTAVVARTLRWRWATLLLTVGTLAGLTWVFIVKVPRSSWGGWGERRTTLTASLSFPRGSDPATLDRAMRDFERLVVGRPEVEQVRTQSSGRTSAQMSVVFTREGAFTAAPMELQELLTQRAVLIGGAQVGVYGDGPGFSSGGGGGSFATFRMQVKGFSYDGVSRVAEDLKRRLERIPRVQEVRITSGNSWGGGERGYQVVLDPNRAALTRYGLNAAMFAQAVAREVRGPVGGQRLEIGGEELPVTVKASGARERSLEELQDALVPNLIGAPVRIRDVAAVDAREALSTVVREDQQYVRQVSYDFRGPAKLARRTHQAFVTSLSAPAGYGIKDLSDGGFYQEDESAKGLWLVFAIGLALVILTVALVFDSVWGAAMVFLSLPLALAGVVVAFWAADAAFTREAAVGVILVVGLAVHQGILFIDAALEKRRALGRLDAGLVLRAVLDRAPMIVIITLSALASLIPLSVGTSTKTMFGAIALATAGGTVAATLGVLFVMPAMILRTFKGRKRLRASAP; encoded by the coding sequence ATGATCCGCGCCGCCGCACACCGACCCGCCGTGGTGTGGGCCAGCTGTCTCGCGCTGCTGCTCGCCGGGGCCATCGCGTTCACGCGCCTGCCGCTCGCCACCAAGACCACCGTCGAGCTGCCGCGGCTCAGTATCGCCGCCGCGTGGCCGGGCTCCTCGCCCGAGGTGATCGAGACCTACCTCACGTCGCCCATCGAAAGTGCGGTGCTGGGCGTGCGGGGTGTGAAGCAGGTGAACAGCACCAGCTACGACGACTATGCGCTGCTCACGGTGGAGCTCGAGGAGCGCGCGGATGTGCAGATGGCGCGGCTGGCGATGCTGGAGCGGCTCGAGCTGTTGCGGAGCGAGCTGCCGCCGGGCGTGAGCCCGCCGAATGTGTCGAACTACGTACCGGAGGGGCTCGAGGAATCGCCCCTGCTCTCCCTCACCGTGTCGGGCCCCTACACCAGTGGGGCGTTGCAGCGGCTGCTCGACGAACGCGTGACGCCACGGCTGGCGAGTGTGGCCGGGGTGGCGGGTGTGCAGCTGCGCGGTGGTGCCGATCTCGGGGTGTCGGTGAGCTACGACGCGACGCGTCTGCGGCAGATGGGGCTCCCGCCGGAGCGGCTCACGCAGGCCATTCAGGGGGCGCGGGTGGTGGAGGCGCTGGGTGATCTCACCGCCGGGGCGCAGGTGCGGAGTGTGGTGCTGCGCGATCAGCCGGCGGCGCTGGACAGCCTCGCGGCGCTGCCCGTGATGGGCGCGGGTGGGCGTGTGTTCCGGCTGGGCGAATTGGCCACCATTCGCGCCGAGGAAGACGAGCGGGGGCGGTTCTATCGGATCGATGGCATTCCGGCGGTGAGTGTGGATGTCACACGCCATCCGGGCGCCGATGCCATCCAGACGGCGGCGGCGCTGCGGGCGGTGATTGCGGAGCTCACGCGCGTGATGCCCCCCGGGATTCGCCTGCGCATCGTCAACGACGAAAGCGTGGCGCTGGCGAAGGAGCTCCGCGACCTCACCACGCGCGGCGCGATTGCCCTTGGGGCGGTGTTGCTCGTGCTCGCGCTGTTGCTGCGCCGCTGGCGCGCCGTGGCGGTGGTGATGGGGTCAGCGGCCGTCGCCCTCGCGGCCACGGCACTCACGCTCTATGTGGCCAATATTCCGGCCAACCTGCTGACGCTGGCTGGCTTGGGGATGGGGGTGGGCATTCTGGTGCAGAACGCGATCGTGGTGGTGGATCGATTGGCGCGGGCACCGGACACGCCGGATGGGCGTGCGGCGGCCACGCGACGCATCGCACCGGCGGTCATTGGCAGTACGCTCACCACCGCGGTGGTGCTCTTTCCGTTTCTCTATCTGCAGGGGAACGCGCGCGCGGCCTTCGTGCCCTTTGCGCTGGCGTTCGTCATCGCGCTTGTGTGGAGTGTGATCACGGCGCTGCTCGTGGTCCCCGCGCTCGGGAAGGGCGTCGCCGCGCGCGAAGCGCCGTGGCCGCGCGTCAGGCACGTGTACACCGCGGTCGTCGCGCGCACACTCCGCTGGCGATGGGCCACGCTGCTGCTCACGGTGGGAACGTTAGCGGGGCTCACGTGGGTGTTCATCGTGAAGGTGCCGCGGTCCAGCTGGGGCGGATGGGGGGAGCGCCGCACCACGCTGACCGCGTCGTTGAGCTTTCCGCGCGGCTCCGATCCGGCCACGCTCGATCGCGCCATGCGCGATTTCGAACGTCTCGTGGTCGGGCGCCCGGAGGTGGAGCAGGTGCGCACGCAGTCGAGTGGGCGCACGAGTGCGCAGATGAGCGTGGTGTTCACGCGCGAGGGCGCGTTCACGGCGGCGCCGATGGAGCTGCAGGAACTGCTCACGCAGCGCGCCGTGCTCATCGGCGGCGCGCAGGTCGGCGTGTATGGCGATGGTCCGGGGTTCTCGAGCGGGGGCGGCGGGGGAAGCTTCGCCACGTTCCGGATGCAGGTGAAAGGGTTCTCGTATGACGGCGTTTCGCGCGTGGCTGAGGACCTGAAGCGGCGGCTCGAGCGCATTCCGCGCGTGCAGGAGGTGCGCATCACGAGCGGCAATTCGTGGGGCGGCGGCGAGCGAGGCTATCAGGTCGTGCTCGACCCCAACCGGGCGGCGCTCACCCGCTATGGGCTCAACGCGGCGATGTTCGCGCAGGCGGTCGCGCGCGAGGTGCGCGGGCCGGTGGGTGGGCAGCGGCTCGAGATCGGCGGCGAGGAGCTCCCCGTTACCGTCAAGGCGAGCGGCGCGCGTGAGCGCAGCCTCGAGGAGCTGCAGGATGCACTGGTCCCCAACCTCATCGGCGCGCCGGTCCGCATTCGCGATGTGGCCGCCGTGGATGCGCGCGAGGCGCTGAGCACCGTCGTGCGCGAAGATCAGCAGTACGTCCGCCAGGTGAGCTACGACTTCCGCGGGCCCGCCAAGCTCGCGCGGCGCACGCACCAGGCCTTCGTCACGTCGCTGAGCGCACCGGCGGGGTACGGCATCAAGGATTTGTCCGACGGGGGCTTCTATCAGGAAGACGAGAGCGCGAAGGGGCTCTGGCTCGTGTTCGCGATTGGCCTGGCGCTGGTGATCCTCACGGTGGCGCTGGTCTTCGACAGCGTGTGGGGCGCCGCGATGGTCTTTCTCTCACTGCCGCTTGCCCTCGCCGGCGTGGTGGTGGCGTTCTGGGCGGCCGACGCCGCGTTCACGCGCGAAGCCGCGGTCGGGGTGATTCTCGTGGTGGGACTCGCGGTGCATCAGGGCATTCTGTTCATCGACGCCGCACTCGAAAAACGGCGCGCGCTCGGTCGCCTCGACGCCGGACTCGTCCTGCGCGCGGTGCTCGATCGGGCGCCCATGATCGTGATCATCACGCTCTCGGCGTTGGCGAGCCTCATTCCGCTCAGTGTGGGAACGAGCACCAAGACCATGTTCGGCGCGATCGCGCTGGCCACGGCCGGCGGCACCGTCGCGGCCACGCTCGGCGTGCTCTTCGTGATGCCCGCGATGATCCTGCGAACGTTCAAGGGGCGGAAGCGCCTGCGCGCCTCCGCCCCCTGA
- a CDS encoding cytochrome c, with translation MRRLLALSLAAVALAACHKGAAGAGSAPAAKASAAPKVPAEVTLANVTLGDSLFNNGGCMRCHGKGGIGGNNGPVLTDKAWDQLTTGSFEEIKGIITTGVPKEKIKVTTRPNPMGARGGRMALTDAQIVAVAAYVYTLSHPEAAPKK, from the coding sequence ATGCGTCGTCTCCTCGCCCTGTCCCTCGCTGCTGTCGCGCTCGCCGCCTGTCACAAGGGTGCCGCCGGCGCCGGTTCGGCCCCCGCCGCCAAGGCATCGGCCGCGCCCAAGGTCCCCGCTGAAGTGACGCTCGCGAACGTCACGCTCGGCGACTCGCTCTTCAATAACGGCGGCTGCATGCGCTGCCATGGCAAGGGTGGCATCGGCGGCAACAACGGCCCCGTGCTCACCGACAAGGCGTGGGATCAGCTCACGACCGGCAGCTTCGAGGAGATCAAGGGGATCATCACGACCGGTGTCCCGAAGGAAAAGATCAAGGTCACCACGCGCCCGAACCCGATGGGTGCCCGCGGTGGTCGCATGGCGCTGACCGACGCGCAGATCGTGGCCGTGGCGGCGTATGTGTACACGCTGAGCCATCCGGAAGCGGCGCCGAAGAAGTAA
- a CDS encoding efflux RND transporter permease subunit, translating to MSIAAYAVRRPVATVAAILAVLLLGSVSLTRLPVSLLPDVSLPVLTIRTAYAGAAATEVSRFVAEPIEEAIAATPGLVELRSVSRNGEVTTTARFAWGTDMRGTVLAVRERLDAARGRLPERAERPTLLTSDPGERPIAVLAVKPAANATANRQAADLRALARTASEVHARRLEQIEGVASVAVVGAPNDEVRVSLDADKLRALDLTPEDVAASIRAQNVAGAGGTIRRGQFRFSVRALTEFRAPAEILDAPIGVPGRGLTLRDVGTVQLGLAEPTTLTRLDGAEAVGLVVYKDAGANTVAVTQRLRETLGALEKEFPGLAVTVVAAQADFVVDALSNLGQEIVAGGVLSLLVILLFLRDWRLSLAIGLTVPLSVLMALVALQALGVTINVLSLGGLALGTGLLVDTAIVVAEAVSRRRDEGMPLREAAVVGTDDVAAPLFAGTLTTVLVFGPIVFVRGLAAALFRDLSLSVVTTVAASLLLALTLMPVLLVGRRRRRENSETSERRTAGRRTAGRQTAGTASLLSRVGSRLAHGYERGVVWSLAHPRTVFGGALASLALTVVLIVRLPKEILPRVDEGVLVAQLGLPQGTSLEATTVQVARLETAAKQLGARDIYARVGKATDEEILAGADPGSSASAQLIVPVPAGADAAVLAQQLRAKVPDLANGALAIDLAGQSEFGSLIGREGRLVRVELSAPTPVVAQQWADTVRRRLGAVRELADVRDAYAATQPLIEIGLERERLAQRGIVPQQVASALAGALGGVVASDLRETDKRTPIAVRYAGASNEDLATALRTTIRGVPVEQLVTVKEVRAPVEVVRVGQRPVTIVEGLVEAGGTARATEAVQEALTRVSLPPNVTWQVAGADTERQRTSNELTLVAVLAAALMFLVLAGEFASFTIPLVVMLTVPLAGAGAVIFLWLTGQSLNAVSLIGIVVMIGMADNEAVVKLDAIRQFREQGLPLHEAILRGGEQRLRAIAMTSITTVTGVLPLVFGWGSGGALYQPLAAGIIGGSISALLVTFFLLPVAYAALEGRHERLGRANL from the coding sequence GTGAGTATCGCCGCGTATGCCGTGCGCCGCCCGGTCGCCACGGTGGCGGCCATTCTGGCGGTGCTGTTGCTGGGCTCGGTGTCGCTCACGCGGCTGCCGGTATCGCTGTTGCCCGATGTGTCGTTGCCGGTGCTGACCATTCGCACGGCGTACGCGGGGGCGGCGGCCACGGAAGTGTCGCGCTTTGTGGCTGAACCCATCGAGGAGGCCATTGCGGCGACACCGGGGCTGGTGGAGCTGCGCAGCGTGAGTCGCAATGGGGAGGTGACCACCACGGCGCGGTTTGCGTGGGGCACCGACATGCGCGGCACCGTGCTCGCGGTGCGTGAGCGGCTCGATGCGGCGCGCGGGCGGTTACCGGAGCGCGCCGAGCGGCCGACGCTGCTTACGAGTGATCCGGGTGAGCGGCCGATTGCGGTGCTGGCGGTGAAGCCGGCAGCGAATGCCACGGCGAACCGGCAGGCGGCGGATCTGCGGGCGTTGGCACGCACCGCGAGCGAGGTGCACGCGCGGCGGCTCGAGCAGATCGAAGGGGTGGCGAGCGTGGCGGTGGTTGGCGCGCCGAACGACGAAGTGCGGGTGTCGCTTGATGCCGACAAGCTGCGGGCGCTCGATCTCACGCCGGAGGATGTGGCGGCGAGTATTCGCGCGCAGAACGTGGCCGGTGCGGGTGGCACCATTCGGCGCGGGCAGTTCCGCTTTTCAGTGCGGGCGCTGACCGAGTTTCGCGCACCGGCGGAGATTCTCGACGCGCCCATTGGGGTACCGGGGCGCGGGCTCACGCTGCGCGATGTGGGCACCGTGCAGCTGGGGCTCGCCGAGCCCACCACGCTGACGCGGCTGGACGGCGCCGAGGCGGTGGGGCTGGTGGTGTACAAGGATGCGGGCGCGAACACGGTGGCGGTGACGCAGCGCTTGCGCGAAACGCTTGGGGCGCTGGAGAAGGAGTTTCCCGGGCTCGCGGTGACGGTGGTGGCGGCGCAGGCGGACTTCGTGGTGGATGCGCTGTCGAATCTGGGGCAGGAGATCGTGGCGGGTGGCGTGCTGTCGCTGCTGGTGATTCTGCTCTTCCTGCGCGACTGGCGGTTGTCGCTGGCGATTGGGCTCACGGTGCCGCTGTCGGTGCTGATGGCGCTCGTCGCGCTGCAGGCGCTTGGCGTCACCATCAACGTGCTGTCGCTCGGCGGTCTGGCCCTCGGCACGGGCTTGCTGGTGGATACGGCGATTGTGGTGGCGGAAGCGGTTTCGAGACGGCGAGACGAGGGGATGCCGCTGCGGGAGGCGGCGGTGGTGGGGACGGACGATGTGGCGGCGCCGTTGTTTGCGGGGACGCTGACGACGGTGTTGGTGTTTGGGCCGATCGTGTTTGTGCGAGGGTTGGCGGCGGCGCTGTTCAGAGACCTTTCGCTGTCGGTGGTTACGACGGTGGCGGCGTCGCTTTTGTTGGCGTTGACGTTGATGCCGGTGCTCTTGGTGGGGAGGCGTCGGAGAAGAGAGAACAGCGAAACTTCGGAAAGACGTACTGCGGGAAGACGTACTGCGGGAAGACAAACTGCGGGAACGGCGTCCTTGCTCTCTCGCGTTGGCTCGCGGTTGGCGCATGGATATGAGCGCGGAGTGGTGTGGTCGCTGGCACATCCGCGTACGGTGTTTGGAGGCGCGCTGGCTTCGCTCGCGCTGACCGTGGTGCTGATTGTGCGGTTGCCAAAGGAGATCTTGCCGCGCGTCGATGAAGGGGTTCTGGTGGCGCAGCTGGGGTTGCCGCAGGGGACTTCGCTCGAGGCGACTACCGTACAGGTGGCGAGACTTGAGACGGCGGCGAAGCAGCTGGGTGCGCGGGATATCTATGCGCGCGTGGGCAAAGCCACCGATGAGGAGATTCTCGCGGGGGCGGATCCGGGGTCTTCGGCGTCGGCGCAGCTCATTGTGCCGGTGCCGGCGGGCGCGGATGCGGCGGTGTTGGCGCAACAGCTGCGGGCCAAGGTGCCGGACCTGGCGAACGGGGCGCTGGCGATCGATCTCGCGGGGCAGAGTGAGTTCGGGTCGCTCATTGGGCGCGAAGGGCGGCTGGTCCGCGTGGAGCTGTCGGCGCCCACGCCGGTGGTGGCGCAGCAGTGGGCGGATACGGTGCGGCGGCGGCTGGGCGCGGTGCGCGAGCTGGCCGATGTGCGCGATGCGTATGCGGCGACGCAGCCGCTCATCGAGATCGGGCTCGAACGCGAACGCCTTGCGCAGCGCGGCATCGTGCCGCAGCAGGTGGCGAGCGCGCTGGCGGGCGCGCTGGGGGGCGTGGTCGCGAGTGACCTGCGGGAGACCGACAAGCGCACGCCCATCGCCGTGCGCTATGCTGGCGCGAGTAACGAAGATCTGGCCACGGCGCTGCGCACCACCATTCGCGGGGTACCGGTGGAGCAGCTGGTCACGGTGAAGGAGGTGCGCGCGCCGGTGGAAGTGGTGCGCGTGGGGCAGCGGCCGGTCACGATCGTGGAAGGCCTGGTGGAAGCGGGCGGCACGGCGCGGGCCACGGAGGCCGTGCAGGAGGCGCTCACGCGCGTCTCGCTGCCGCCGAATGTGACCTGGCAGGTGGCCGGCGCCGACACCGAGCGACAGCGCACAAGCAATGAGCTCACGCTGGTCGCGGTGCTCGCGGCAGCGCTGATGTTCCTGGTGCTTGCCGGCGAATTTGCGAGCTTCACGATTCCGCTGGTCGTGATGCTCACGGTGCCACTCGCGGGCGCGGGTGCGGTGATCTTCCTGTGGCTCACCGGGCAGAGCCTCAATGCGGTGAGCCTCATCGGCATCGTGGTGATGATCGGTATGGCCGACAACGAAGCGGTGGTGAAGCTCGATGCCATCCGCCAGTTTCGCGAGCAGGGGCTGCCGCTGCACGAGGCCATTCTGCGCGGCGGCGAGCAGCGGCTCCGCGCGATTGCGATGACGAGCATCACCACGGTGACCGGCGTGCTGCCGCTGGTGTTCGGCTGGGGCAGTGGTGGCGCGCTCTATCAGCCGCTGGCGGCGGGGATCATCGGCGGGTCGATCAGTGCGCTGCTGGTGACGTTCTTCCTGCTGCCGGTGGCGTATGCGGCGCTGGAGGGGCGGCACGAACGACTCGGGAGGGCTAACTTGTGA